From the Streptomyces sp. SN-593 genome, the window GGTGCACTGGGGCGGCGACTGCGAGTCGACCTGGGTGTCCATGGCCGAGTCGCTGCGCGGCGGGCTGTCCCTCGGCCTGTCCGGGTTCGGCTTCTGGAGCCACGACATCGGCGGCTTCGAGGGGCGCCCGGACCCCGGACTGTTCAAGCGCTGGATCGCCTTCGGGATGCTCTCCTCGCACAGCCGGCTGCACGGCTCGTCGTCCTACCGCGCGCCCTGGCTGTTCGACGAGGAGGCGGTGGAGGTGCTGCGCGTCTTCACCCGGCTCAAGCACCGCCTGATGCCCTACCTGTACCAGGCCGCGTACGAGGCGCACACCGACGGCCTGCCGGTGATGCGCGCGATGGTGCTGGAGTTCCCCGACGACCCCGGATGCAGCCACCTGGAACGGCAGTACATGCTCGGCGGCGACCTGCTGGTGGCCCCGGTGCTCTCCCCCGCCGGGGAGGTGGCGTACTACGTGCCCGAGGGCACCTGGACGCACTTCGGCACCGGACAGGAGGTCACCGGCCCGCGCTGGGTGCGCGAGACGCACGGCTACACGAGCGTCCCGCTGCTGGTGCGGCCGGGCGCGGTGGTCCCGCTGGCGGCGGCCGACGACCGTCCGGACGACGACTGGGCCGACGGCGTGACGCTGCGGGTCTTCCGGCCGGCCGACGGCGCGCGCGCCACGGTGCGCGTCCCGCGCCCGGACGGCGGTCCCGCGCTCGTGGCGACCGTCGTCCGCGAAGGGGAGGTGCTGCGGGCGCAGCTCGCGGACGCGTCCCTGCCGTGGGGCGTGGAGGTCGCGGGCGGGCCCGCGGCCCGGGCCGCGGCCGGAACCGGTAGCCTCACCATCCGTCTGTCCGGCAGTTGAGGGAGATCCGCACGGGTGGGGCCGCCGGACGAGGGAGCGCCATGGTCAAGATCACCGACGTCGCCGCGCACGCGGGCGTCTCGCCGAGCACCGTCAGCTACGCGCTCAGCGGCAAGCGGCCGATCTCCCAGGAGACGCGGCTGCGGATCGAGCGCAGCATCCGTGAACTGGGCTACCGGCCGCACGCCGGCGCCCGGTCGCTGGCCAGCAGCAGGGCCCGGGTGCTGGCGCTGGTGCTGCCGCTGCGCCGGGGCATGCACGTGCCGGTGGTCATGCAGTTCGCGACCTCGGTGGTCACCGCCGCGCGGGACCACGACCACGACGTGCTCCTGCTCACCGGGAGCGAGGGCGAGGAGGGCCTGATCCGGGTCTCGCACAGCGCGATGGCGGACACGTTCGTCATCATGGACGTCGAGGTGGACGACCGCCGGCTGCCGCTGCTGCGGACCCTGGACCAGCCGTCGGTGCTGATCGGCTACCCGGCCGATCCGACCGGGCTGACCTGCGTCGACCTGGACTTCCGGCAGGCGGCGCAGGCGTGCGTGGACCATCTGGCCGCGCTCGGCCACCGCAGGGTCGCGCTGGTCGGCTCGCACCCGGAGGTCTACGTCCGCGGGACCGGTTTCGCGCGGCGGGTGGCCGCGGGCTTCACCGCGGCCGCCGACCGGCACGGGTTGGCGTCCTCCGTCCACCCCTGCGCCGACACCCCGGTCGCGGCGCGGGCGCTGGCCGAGCGGCTGGTGCGCGAGCAGCCGGGCCTGACCGCGGTCGTGGTCCACAACGAGCCCATCGTGCAGCCACTGGTGGAGGCGCTGACCGCGCTGGGGCTGCGGGTGCCGCAGGACGTCTCGGTCGCCGCGATCTGTCCCGACGAGATCGCGGAACCGGCCGCCACCCCGATCACGTCGGTGTCCCTCCCCACCGCGCTGGTCGGCGCCCGCGCGGTGGAGCTGCTGATGTCCAAACTCCAGGGCGCGGCCGTCCCCGAGACGACCATGCTCCCGGTCCACCTCACCGTCCGCGCCACCACCGCCCCGCCGCCCGCGTAGGCCGGCCCGCGCCGGGCGCGGGTGCGGGCCGCCCGGGCCGGGCGCACGGGTCGGCCGCCCGGGCCGGGCACACGGATCGGGGTGCCCGGATCGGCCCCCCGGCCGACCACAACAAGCCGCCGACCAGGGCCGATCCGCCGCCCGCTGCTGCTACGGTGGATCGGCTGGCGAGCTGGAAGAGCAGCGGCCGCCTGACCACGATTCCCACGGAGCCGCCACCCATGCCGTCCACACCCGCCCCCGGCGCACTCCCGCCGGCCCGGATACGCGGTGCCGTCCGCGGCACGTACATCGCCTTCGCCGGCTGCGGTCTCGCCTTCTCCAGCTGGGCCTCGCGCCTGCCGCAGGTCCGCGACCACCTGCACCTGTCGCCGGCGCGGCTCGGCCTGGTGCTGCTGGCCATCGCCGCCGGCTCGCTGATCGCGCTGCCCCTGGCCGGACCGCTGATCCACCGTGCCGGCACCAGGAACACCGTCGCCTGCATGTCGCTGCTGCTGTGCGTGGGCCTGTCGACCGTGGCGGTCGGCTACCCGCACGGCACGCTCCCGGTCGTGGTCGGGCTGTTCCTGCTGGGCCTGGGCACCGGCGCGTGGGACGTGGCGATGAACGTCCACGGGGCGCTGGTCGAGAAGCACCTCGGCCGGTCGATCATGTCCCGGTTCCACGCCGGCTACAGCCTGGGCACCGTCGCGGGCGCGCTGATCGGCGCGGGCATGGTCGCCCTGCACGTCCCGGTCACCGTGCACCTGGTCCTAGCCGCGGCCGTGATCGCGCTGGCCGTGCCCTGGGGGACCCGCTCCTTCCTGCGGGACGACGCCCCCCTCGACGACGGCCCCGACGAGCCGGCGCCCGCGCCGCGCGGCCCGCTCGCGGCGTGGCGCGAGCCGCGCACGCTGCTGATCGGCGTCTTCGTGCTCGCCTTCGCCTTCGCCGAGGGCACGGGCAACGACTGGATCGGGATCGCCACGATCGACGGCTACGGCACGTCGGCGCTGGTGGGCACCCTCTCCTTTGCGACGTTCCTGGCCACGATGACGCTCGGCCGGTGGTTCGGGCCCATGCTGCTCGACCGGCACGGCCGGGTGCCGGTGCTGCGGGTCCTGGCCGCCTTCGGCATCGCGGGGGCGCTGCTGTTCGTCTTCGCCCCCGCCACGCCGCTGGCCTTCCTCGGCACGGTGCTGTGGGGCCTGGGGGTCTCGCTGGGCTTCCCGGTCGGCATGAGCGCCGGGGCCGACGAGCCGAGGTACGCCGCCGGGCGGGTCAGCGTCATCGCGTCGATCGGCTACTGCGCGTTCCTGGCCGGGCCGCCCTCGATCGGCCTGCTCGCCGACCACCTGACGACGCTGCGCGCCCTGACCTCCGTGGCCGTCCTGCTCGGCGTCGCGGCACTGATCACCTCGGCCGTCACCCCGCCGCGGGGGGTCGTCGCCTCCTCGACGGTGCCCCGCCAGGAGCCCGCCGACCACGACAGCCGTACGGCTTCGTAGCGCCGGCGTCCGCCGACCCCGAGACGACAGCCCGGGCCCCCGCCCGCCCCTTCCCGAACCCGAACCCGACGGCAACGGCTACCGGCCGGGGCCGGGGTGCGCTGCCGGCGGCCGGGGGCGGCTCCGGTCGCCGTGCGGCCGGCCGGCGGCGTGGCCTCCGGCCACGGCCGGCGGCTCCTCGCCGAGGCCGCCGGTCCGCCAGGTGGCGCCGTCGGCGGTCACCGCGAAGGACCGCGTTCCGGGCAGCGAGCGCAGCCAGTCCCGGGCCGATCCGCCCCTCGCGTAGCCGGCGGTGGCGCAGATGTCCGCTTCCGTCAGCCCGCGGCAGACGACGGTCAGGGAGGCGAGCGCGTCGGCCGGGGGGCGCCCGGTGTGCGGGTCCACGATGTGGCAGCCGCGCTCCGCGGGTCCGGAGGTGGCGACGGCGAGTTCGCCGTCGGCGTGCACCACGGTCGCCAGCCGGCCCGGGCGCAGCGGATCGCCGACGCCGATCCGCCAGGGGCCGCCGTGCACCTGCACGTCGCCCCCGCCGTTGACGCACACCGCCTCGGCGC encodes:
- a CDS encoding LacI family DNA-binding transcriptional regulator encodes the protein MVKITDVAAHAGVSPSTVSYALSGKRPISQETRLRIERSIRELGYRPHAGARSLASSRARVLALVLPLRRGMHVPVVMQFATSVVTAARDHDHDVLLLTGSEGEEGLIRVSHSAMADTFVIMDVEVDDRRLPLLRTLDQPSVLIGYPADPTGLTCVDLDFRQAAQACVDHLAALGHRRVALVGSHPEVYVRGTGFARRVAAGFTAAADRHGLASSVHPCADTPVAARALAERLVREQPGLTAVVVHNEPIVQPLVEALTALGLRVPQDVSVAAICPDEIAEPAATPITSVSLPTALVGARAVELLMSKLQGAAVPETTMLPVHLTVRATTAPPPA
- a CDS encoding MFS transporter; the encoded protein is MPSTPAPGALPPARIRGAVRGTYIAFAGCGLAFSSWASRLPQVRDHLHLSPARLGLVLLAIAAGSLIALPLAGPLIHRAGTRNTVACMSLLLCVGLSTVAVGYPHGTLPVVVGLFLLGLGTGAWDVAMNVHGALVEKHLGRSIMSRFHAGYSLGTVAGALIGAGMVALHVPVTVHLVLAAAVIALAVPWGTRSFLRDDAPLDDGPDEPAPAPRGPLAAWREPRTLLIGVFVLAFAFAEGTGNDWIGIATIDGYGTSALVGTLSFATFLATMTLGRWFGPMLLDRHGRVPVLRVLAAFGIAGALLFVFAPATPLAFLGTVLWGLGVSLGFPVGMSAGADEPRYAAGRVSVIASIGYCAFLAGPPSIGLLADHLTTLRALTSVAVLLGVAALITSAVTPPRGVVASSTVPRQEPADHDSRTAS
- a CDS encoding FAD:protein FMN transferase, whose protein sequence is MGTVFSFDVRGGGPRPAAALEAAVAWLRHVDGTFSTYRPGSQISRLAAGTLALSACSPEVWEVMRLCEAAERRTGGWFSAGYRGGFDPTGLVKGWAVERVAAMLASAGAEAVCVNGGGDVQVHGGPWRIGVGDPLRPGRLATVVHADGELAVATSGPAERGCHIVDPHTGRPPADALASLTVVCRGLTEADICATAGYARGGSARDWLRSLPGTRSFAVTADGATWRTGGLGEEPPAVAGGHAAGRPHGDRSRPRPPAAHPGPGR